Proteins encoded in a region of the Altererythrobacter ishigakiensis genome:
- a CDS encoding MBL fold metallo-hydrolase: MKRTIAAALITASLIVVSPLVAQRDFSEVEITSEELAPGVAVLFGAGGNMAVSHGEDGTVLIDDQFAPLSEKIETAVAYLGASPVKYVVNTHWHGDHTGGNEHFGSTGATIFAHDNVRVRMSNEQTRGERVIPPSPRAALPVVTYDRGVTLHLNGDTIDVVFVGGGHTDGDSIVRWREKNIVHMGDLYFKIPGWPFVDVESGGDIEDMLFSLDAAINMMDAETKVIPGHGPMSDKSELVAFRNTVGEAVTRIRALRDSGSTLEEAQALRPLDSFERGEGFISEDRFIEAVWKSLN, translated from the coding sequence ATGAAACGCACCATCGCTGCAGCACTGATAACAGCATCGCTCATTGTGGTCTCGCCTTTGGTGGCCCAGCGTGACTTCAGTGAAGTTGAGATCACCTCTGAGGAGCTTGCTCCAGGAGTTGCCGTGCTCTTTGGTGCCGGTGGAAATATGGCAGTCAGTCATGGCGAGGATGGAACGGTCCTCATCGATGACCAATTCGCACCATTGTCGGAAAAGATTGAAACAGCAGTCGCCTATCTGGGAGCATCTCCGGTCAAATATGTCGTCAACACGCATTGGCATGGCGATCATACCGGCGGGAATGAGCATTTCGGAAGTACCGGTGCGACTATCTTCGCGCATGACAATGTCCGTGTCCGCATGTCCAATGAACAGACACGCGGCGAGCGGGTCATACCGCCTTCACCCAGAGCTGCACTACCGGTCGTAACTTATGACCGCGGCGTCACACTCCATCTCAACGGGGACACGATTGATGTCGTGTTTGTTGGGGGTGGTCATACCGACGGTGACAGCATCGTCCGCTGGCGAGAGAAGAATATCGTTCATATGGGCGATCTGTATTTCAAGATTCCCGGATGGCCGTTTGTCGATGTTGAATCAGGCGGCGATATTGAAGACATGCTTTTCTCACTCGACGCAGCAATCAACATGATGGACGCGGAAACGAAGGTTATTCCAGGCCATGGTCCCATGTCCGACAAGTCAGAGTTGGTGGCGTTCAGAAACACAGTCGGTGAGGCTGTAACCCGGATTCGCGCGCTTCGCGATTCTGGATCTACGCTTGAAGAAGCTCAGGCTTTACGACCACTTGACAGCTTTGAACGCGGTGAAGGTTTCATCAGCGAGGATCGCTTCATCGAGGCGGTTTGGAAGAGTCTGAACTAG
- a CDS encoding vgr related protein — protein MSTENASCPVGGERDLTPGEVKLAQSVFGTAIDYDAVTIRRRKWFPFQPRHVTMAPSGHLHFHPEGNAYCADFSSECLTRQGFFIHEMSHVWQTQTRGKWHLIFNRMPWARYDYTLKPGWQLTRYGIEQQAEIIKHAFWLRNGAKVAGVSDASAYDLLVNFPGAGTK, from the coding sequence TTGAGCACAGAAAACGCCAGCTGCCCTGTGGGCGGCGAACGTGATCTCACTCCCGGCGAAGTGAAACTGGCACAGTCGGTTTTTGGCACTGCAATTGACTATGATGCGGTAACTATACGCCGCCGCAAATGGTTTCCATTTCAGCCACGTCATGTCACGATGGCACCGAGCGGCCATTTGCATTTTCATCCCGAGGGCAATGCCTACTGTGCCGACTTTTCGAGTGAGTGCCTGACCCGCCAGGGTTTCTTTATTCACGAGATGTCGCATGTGTGGCAGACACAAACGCGCGGAAAGTGGCATCTGATCTTCAATCGGATGCCATGGGCACGTTACGATTACACGCTCAAGCCCGGATGGCAGCTGACTCGATACGGCATTGAGCAGCAGGCAGAGATCATTAAGCACGCCTTCTGGTTGCGGAATGGAGCCAAGGTAGCTGGTGTTAGCGACGCATCCGCGTATGATCTGTTGGTGAACTTTCCGGGAGCAGGGACAAAATGA
- the dnaJ gene encoding molecular chaperone DnaJ, whose product MSATDIDYYELLGVSRNADGSTLKSSYRKLAMQYHPDRNPGDAECEAKFKAINEAYDCLKDPQKRAAYDRYGHAAYTQGMSGGGGSRGAQGDFGDIGDIFETIFGSAFGGGGRQRAQPRRGADLRYDLEVSLDDAFHGKTVELEIEVSQSCETCDGSGASPGTSERECRMCDGHGKVRAKQGFFVVERPCPTCHGRGAVIEDPCGDCRGEGVVDKPRALEVEIPAGVDTGTRIRLSGKGEAGPRGAPAGDLYIFVHVKPHAVFQREGTTLLTRVPISFTTAALGGSVEIPDLGGDDNKVEIPAGIQSGKQLRVRGAGMPVLQGRGRGDLVVEISVETPTKLSKKQKELLQQFRETETGDECPESKGFFDRMKEAFGG is encoded by the coding sequence ATGTCAGCCACTGATATCGATTATTACGAGCTGCTTGGCGTTAGCCGGAATGCTGATGGCAGCACGTTGAAGAGCTCATATCGCAAGCTCGCAATGCAATATCACCCAGATCGAAATCCGGGCGATGCTGAATGCGAGGCGAAGTTCAAAGCCATCAACGAAGCGTACGATTGCTTAAAGGACCCGCAGAAACGTGCGGCATATGACCGATATGGCCATGCGGCCTATACTCAGGGCATGTCGGGTGGGGGTGGAAGCCGCGGAGCCCAAGGCGATTTCGGCGACATAGGCGATATCTTCGAGACTATATTTGGCAGCGCGTTCGGCGGCGGAGGAAGACAGCGAGCTCAACCTCGTCGTGGGGCAGACCTTCGGTATGACCTTGAAGTCAGCTTGGACGATGCCTTCCACGGAAAAACCGTCGAGTTGGAAATCGAAGTCTCCCAAAGTTGCGAAACTTGCGATGGTTCCGGCGCATCCCCGGGAACCAGCGAACGCGAATGCCGCATGTGCGATGGTCACGGAAAAGTGCGCGCGAAGCAGGGATTCTTCGTGGTTGAGCGGCCATGCCCAACGTGTCACGGGCGCGGCGCCGTTATCGAAGATCCTTGCGGGGACTGCCGAGGCGAAGGCGTCGTTGACAAACCTCGCGCGCTGGAAGTGGAAATTCCTGCTGGCGTTGATACGGGCACACGCATTCGTTTGTCCGGGAAGGGCGAAGCCGGACCCCGTGGTGCGCCGGCAGGCGACCTGTATATATTTGTGCATGTGAAACCCCACGCAGTATTCCAACGCGAAGGGACGACGCTGCTTACGCGCGTTCCGATCAGCTTTACGACCGCCGCGTTGGGTGGGTCAGTCGAAATCCCCGATCTTGGCGGAGACGACAACAAGGTCGAAATTCCCGCAGGGATCCAGTCGGGCAAGCAATTGCGCGTGCGCGGCGCCGGGATGCCGGTGTTACAAGGGCGTGGACGCGGCGATCTGGTGGTGGAAATTTCGGTCGAAACCCCGACCAAACTCTCGAAGAAGCAGAAGGAATTGCTGCAACAGTTCCGCGAAACCGAAACAGGTGACGAATGTCCCGAAAGCAAAGGCTTTTTTGATCGGATGAAAGAGGCCTTCGGCGGCTAA
- a CDS encoding copper chaperone PCu(A)C, whose translation MKFQNLASAALLASSLALVACSPEPEAVAEAEPEGIPGMSVENARLVLAPVSGNPAAVYFDLKYDGDKGLSIRRADVSGASEAQLHAYGEWEGKMQMAEAMPIAITKGTEIAFKPGDYHVMAFGLPDTLAAGDTVEVTLTVSGGDKYSFDAEVRAAGDER comes from the coding sequence ATGAAATTTCAGAATTTGGCCTCCGCGGCGTTGCTGGCATCCAGTCTTGCTCTTGTGGCCTGCAGTCCCGAGCCTGAGGCAGTCGCAGAAGCAGAGCCCGAAGGTATTCCTGGAATGAGCGTAGAAAACGCGCGGCTTGTGCTGGCCCCAGTCAGTGGTAATCCCGCGGCGGTTTATTTCGACCTGAAGTACGATGGCGATAAAGGTCTGTCGATCCGCCGCGCGGATGTATCAGGGGCTAGCGAAGCTCAGTTGCACGCTTATGGCGAATGGGAAGGCAAGATGCAGATGGCAGAAGCCATGCCGATCGCTATTACCAAAGGTACTGAGATAGCGTTCAAGCCAGGCGATTATCACGTGATGGCATTCGGCCTTCCGGACACGCTTGCTGCGGGCGACACTGTTGAGGTCACACTGACTGTATCGGGCGGTGATAAATACAGTTTCGATGCAGAGGTTCGCGCAGCAGGGGATGAGCGCTGA
- the radA gene encoding DNA repair protein RadA codes for MAKAKKRFVCQACGSVAHRWQGQCPDCAEWNTMVEDAHATVFSQKHDLSSGGRAFAFEELNAPTKLPQRRTTGLAEFDRALGGGLVPGSAVLMGGDPGIGKSTLLLQTSATIAKNGGSVVYVSGEEAAGQVRMRAARLGLSDAPIQLASETSVRNILTTLGKMDAPTLLVIDSIQTMYSDTIEGAPGTVSQVRGCAFELIRYAKENGVALMLVGHVTKDGNIAGPRVLEHMVDVVMSFEGERSHQYRILRALKNRFGAVDEIGVFSMEQQGLEEVANPSMLFLSGRDQPLAGSAVFPALEGTRPVLVEIQALIVRLQSGATPRRAVVGWDNSRLAMLLAVLESRCGLNFSSAEVYLNIAGGYRLSDPAADLAVAAALVSALADQPLPDKSVWFGEISLSGEVRPVAHAALRVKEAQKLGFSAAFGPSDAKTGSPKLSYQGVGQVANLVDRVMSKA; via the coding sequence ATGGCGAAAGCGAAAAAGCGATTTGTGTGTCAGGCATGCGGCAGCGTAGCGCACCGTTGGCAAGGACAATGTCCTGATTGCGCGGAATGGAACACAATGGTTGAGGATGCTCACGCAACAGTCTTCTCACAAAAGCATGACCTTTCCAGCGGAGGTCGGGCTTTCGCCTTTGAAGAACTGAATGCACCGACTAAATTGCCTCAACGCCGTACGACCGGGTTAGCTGAATTTGATCGAGCACTTGGGGGAGGGTTGGTTCCCGGATCAGCTGTGCTTATGGGCGGTGATCCCGGAATCGGTAAATCGACTCTTTTGCTTCAAACTTCTGCAACCATCGCAAAGAATGGAGGCAGCGTCGTTTATGTCAGCGGTGAAGAAGCTGCGGGGCAGGTCCGAATGCGCGCTGCCAGGCTCGGGCTTTCGGATGCTCCGATCCAGCTCGCATCTGAGACCTCGGTGCGCAACATCCTGACCACACTGGGTAAGATGGACGCACCAACGCTACTCGTTATTGACTCGATCCAGACGATGTATTCCGACACGATCGAAGGTGCGCCGGGGACAGTCAGTCAGGTTCGAGGCTGCGCATTCGAACTGATCCGATACGCGAAAGAAAACGGCGTAGCGTTGATGCTCGTGGGTCACGTCACCAAAGATGGGAACATTGCCGGCCCCCGTGTTCTGGAACATATGGTCGACGTGGTGATGAGCTTCGAAGGTGAGCGTAGTCACCAGTATCGTATACTTCGCGCGCTCAAGAACCGCTTTGGTGCAGTCGACGAGATCGGTGTTTTCTCAATGGAGCAACAAGGGCTGGAGGAAGTCGCCAACCCGTCAATGCTATTCCTTTCGGGCCGCGATCAACCTCTGGCCGGCAGCGCGGTTTTTCCCGCGCTTGAGGGTACGCGCCCGGTGCTTGTCGAAATTCAGGCACTCATCGTACGGCTACAATCTGGAGCAACGCCCCGTCGGGCCGTGGTGGGCTGGGACAATAGCCGGCTAGCGATGCTGCTCGCAGTACTGGAATCAAGATGTGGGCTCAATTTCAGCTCAGCAGAGGTCTATCTCAACATCGCGGGTGGATACCGACTTTCGGATCCCGCCGCAGACTTGGCCGTAGCGGCCGCATTGGTAAGCGCACTGGCAGATCAACCGCTGCCAGATAAGTCAGTATGGTTTGGCGAGATTTCCTTATCAGGTGAGGTACGCCCGGTTGCCCACGCGGCGTTGAGGGTCAAAGAGGCTCAGAAGCTTGGATTTTCGGCTGCATTCGGTCCATCCGATGCAAAAACCGGTTCACCAAAGCTTTCCTATCAAGGCGTGGGACAAGTCGCGAACCTCGTTGACCGCGTGATGTCAAAAGCATAG
- a CDS encoding CvpA family protein, translating into MNGFDIIVLIIVGVAAVGGFLRGLVQEVLSLAAWALAAAAIYYLHTPLTEALYEYLDVEPATSILAFALLLLIPYAAMKVIANNVGEASRNSILGPIDRVLGFGFGVIKGALIMVFAFSVIALGFDSMWGYKGRPVWITTARTYPVIDSASSDLVNIIAERREKLRQDAERE; encoded by the coding sequence ATGAACGGGTTTGATATCATCGTGCTGATTATCGTCGGAGTTGCGGCGGTTGGCGGTTTTTTGCGTGGTCTAGTGCAGGAAGTGCTTTCGCTCGCGGCTTGGGCATTGGCTGCGGCTGCTATCTATTATTTGCACACACCTTTGACAGAGGCCCTTTACGAGTACCTTGACGTCGAACCGGCGACTTCGATCCTGGCATTCGCACTGCTTTTGCTGATCCCCTATGCGGCCATGAAAGTGATCGCAAACAATGTGGGCGAGGCATCGCGCAATTCGATTCTGGGCCCAATTGATCGGGTTTTAGGATTTGGCTTTGGCGTAATCAAAGGCGCTCTTATCATGGTATTTGCGTTCTCGGTCATCGCGCTCGGTTTTGACAGCATGTGGGGATACAAAGGCCGTCCTGTCTGGATCACGACTGCACGTACATACCCGGTGATTGATTCAGCTTCGAGCGATCTGGTCAACATTATTGCGGAACGCCGCGAAAAGCTGCGCCAGGATGCAGAGCGCGAATAA
- a CDS encoding patatin-like protein, translating to MHQKELRIALVCYGGVSLAVYMHGVTKELWHLARASRAYNSAEVPDGKVAKVYRDLLAEIETSQNLRLRVLPDILTGASAGGINAVFLSQAIYAGHSLEPLTDLWLENADVEKLLDPDARPMWKFAKFWAQPIAWWLFKRPGNVVSESVAPETRDEVRRKVSRFVRGRWFQPPFSGDNFSQLLFDALKAMSDEEPGPPLLPPGHPLDLLVTATDFHGHVELLRLNSPKVVEESEHRLPIGFRATTPITSGPSLADPLELTMAARATASFPGAFPAFTLDEIDRLAQKRDHPWVSRSSFLERIMPTHIRHGTMEHVALIDGSVLVNAPFESAIEALHARPSHREVDRRFVYIDPRPDRIASMKDADKQPVGFFAAIFGSISSLPREQPIRDNLEQLEQQSRDAERLQRIIGGMRPEVDRVVEKLFGMTFFLDSPTPGRLASWRNKAQQAAAMQAGFAYHSYARTKFSGIVERVAQLAYEAAPQLGLPDSRPIEDALRRELKARGLETLSDPKGGANEDAINFFRSFDLGFRIRRLRLLIRRLSRDWERDPDIPDDALDLARERMYDILGFYLDQDAFEMFGQRFNDLAADVIANPGTLLDYLESAQHLPSVDVRAELLLCESLQEMPKSLRRRMLLTYLGYPFYDIATLPLLRHENLNEYDPIKVDRISPDDAPSIRDGGARSTLRGIEFYNFGAFFSRAYRENDYIWGRLHGAERMIDLVCSTLEGTIDASKCRAFKRAAFEAVIEEELEAKRCRQSLLHNLQNEISEKFGEN from the coding sequence ATGCACCAGAAGGAACTTCGCATCGCATTGGTCTGCTATGGCGGCGTGAGCCTGGCGGTTTACATGCATGGGGTAACAAAAGAGCTATGGCATCTCGCGCGAGCTAGCCGTGCGTATAATTCAGCAGAGGTTCCAGACGGTAAGGTTGCGAAGGTTTATCGTGACCTCTTGGCTGAGATCGAAACAAGTCAGAATCTGCGGTTACGCGTTCTCCCCGATATTCTAACCGGCGCCAGCGCAGGTGGGATCAACGCCGTGTTTCTATCGCAAGCTATCTATGCTGGTCATTCGCTTGAACCGCTTACGGATCTATGGCTCGAGAACGCAGACGTAGAGAAGCTGCTTGATCCTGATGCGCGCCCAATGTGGAAGTTCGCAAAGTTTTGGGCGCAACCGATCGCATGGTGGCTGTTTAAGCGACCAGGCAACGTTGTGTCTGAAAGCGTCGCACCGGAGACACGTGACGAAGTGCGGCGCAAAGTTTCGCGCTTTGTGCGCGGTCGATGGTTTCAGCCACCCTTCTCAGGCGACAACTTCTCCCAGCTACTGTTCGATGCGCTCAAGGCTATGTCCGACGAGGAGCCTGGACCTCCGCTCCTTCCGCCGGGCCATCCGCTTGATCTTCTAGTGACCGCGACCGATTTTCATGGGCATGTCGAGTTGTTGCGGTTGAACAGTCCGAAAGTCGTCGAAGAGAGCGAGCATCGCCTTCCTATCGGTTTTCGAGCAACAACGCCTATCACCAGTGGGCCATCGCTGGCTGACCCCCTAGAGTTGACTATGGCCGCTCGTGCGACCGCGAGTTTTCCCGGCGCATTCCCTGCCTTCACTTTAGATGAGATTGATCGTCTGGCTCAGAAACGAGATCACCCTTGGGTTTCCCGCAGCTCTTTTCTGGAGCGAATTATGCCGACGCATATACGGCATGGCACGATGGAACACGTCGCGCTGATCGACGGCTCAGTTTTAGTAAATGCTCCCTTCGAAAGTGCGATCGAAGCCCTGCACGCTCGGCCATCGCATCGCGAAGTTGATCGCCGATTTGTCTATATTGATCCGAGACCAGACCGAATCGCGAGCATGAAGGATGCGGATAAGCAGCCTGTCGGATTCTTTGCAGCGATATTCGGGTCGATATCCAGCCTTCCTCGCGAACAACCCATCCGGGATAACCTCGAGCAGCTTGAGCAGCAGTCGCGTGATGCCGAGCGTTTGCAGCGAATTATCGGTGGGATGCGACCAGAGGTAGACCGCGTGGTCGAAAAACTGTTCGGGATGACCTTCTTTCTTGATAGCCCCACCCCGGGGCGGCTAGCCTCTTGGCGCAACAAGGCACAGCAGGCCGCAGCAATGCAAGCTGGCTTTGCATACCATTCCTATGCCCGGACAAAATTTAGCGGGATTGTCGAACGAGTCGCACAGTTGGCCTATGAGGCCGCACCTCAGCTGGGGCTGCCTGACTCTCGACCGATAGAAGATGCCTTGAGGCGGGAGCTCAAGGCCAGGGGACTTGAAACTCTCTCTGATCCAAAAGGCGGTGCCAACGAAGACGCGATAAACTTCTTTCGCTCTTTTGATCTTGGCTTCCGCATTCGCCGACTTCGTTTGCTCATCCGGCGTTTGTCGCGTGATTGGGAACGAGATCCCGACATTCCCGACGATGCTCTCGATCTGGCACGCGAGCGAATGTATGACATTTTGGGGTTCTATTTGGACCAGGATGCTTTCGAGATGTTCGGGCAAAGGTTTAACGACCTTGCAGCTGATGTAATTGCCAACCCGGGTACTCTGCTCGATTATTTGGAGAGCGCGCAACACCTTCCATCAGTTGATGTTCGTGCAGAGTTACTTCTCTGCGAGTCTCTGCAAGAGATGCCGAAGTCACTGCGCCGGCGAATGCTGCTGACGTACTTGGGTTATCCATTCTACGATATCGCGACCTTGCCCCTGCTCCGGCATGAGAACCTCAATGAATATGATCCGATCAAGGTTGACCGTATTTCACCAGATGATGCGCCGTCCATCAGAGATGGAGGAGCACGTTCAACTTTGCGCGGAATCGAGTTTTACAATTTCGGCGCCTTTTTCAGCCGAGCCTATCGCGAGAATGACTATATTTGGGGGCGGTTGCATGGTGCCGAACGGATGATCGATCTCGTTTGTTCAACGCTTGAGGGAACGATCGATGCCAGCAAATGCCGAGCCTTCAAGCGGGCAGCTTTCGAGGCGGTTATTGAAGAAGAACTAGAGGCAAAGCGTTGCCGACAAAGCCTGCTTCACAATTTACAAAACGAAATTTCCGAGAAGTTCGGCGAGAATTGA
- the dnaK gene encoding molecular chaperone DnaK, whose product MGKVIGIDLGTTNSCVSVMDGGKPKVIENSEGARTTPSIVAFTKDGERLIGQPAKRQAVTNPDNTVYAVKRLIGRRFDDPMTKKDMELVPYNIVKGSNGDAWVKAGGEDYSPSQISAFILQKMKETAEEYLGEKVEQAVITVPAYFNDAQRQATKDAGKIAGLEVLRIINEPTAAALAYGLDKDDGKTIAVYDLGGGTFDISILEIGDGVFEVKSTNGDTFLGGEDFDSAIVEWLADQFKTKENMDLRKDKLALQRLKEAAEKAKIELSSSQQTEVNLPFITARMEDGSSTPLHLVETITRSGLEKMVGDLVKRTLEPCKKALADAGMDKGGVDEVILVGGMTRMPKVREVVEEFFGKKPHTGVNPDEVVAMGAAIQAGVLQGDVKDVLLLDVTPLSLGIETLGGVFTRMIDRNTTIPTKKTQVYSTAEDNQNAVTIRVFQGEREMAADNKLLGQFDLLGIPPAPRGVPQIEVTFDIDANGIVNVSAKDKGTGKEQQIKIQASGGLSDSDIDQMVQDAEKFAEEDKKRRESAEARNQADSLVHATEKQLEEHGGSIDADTKSAVEAALAEAKTALEGDDVDAINAKAQALTEAAMKMGQQIYEKEQAAGPDASAEAASDSSADEEVVDAEFSEVDESSSEEKDEDKG is encoded by the coding sequence ATGGGTAAAGTAATCGGTATCGACCTCGGCACCACCAACTCTTGTGTGTCGGTAATGGATGGGGGCAAACCCAAGGTCATCGAAAACTCTGAGGGTGCACGCACAACACCTTCAATTGTCGCCTTCACCAAGGATGGTGAGCGACTGATTGGACAGCCGGCAAAGCGTCAGGCTGTTACCAACCCTGACAACACCGTTTATGCGGTAAAGCGCCTGATTGGGCGCCGCTTCGACGATCCAATGACCAAGAAGGACATGGAACTCGTCCCATATAATATCGTCAAAGGCAGCAACGGCGATGCATGGGTGAAAGCAGGCGGTGAAGATTACTCGCCTTCGCAGATTTCAGCTTTCATTCTTCAAAAGATGAAGGAAACCGCAGAAGAGTATCTCGGCGAGAAAGTTGAGCAGGCGGTGATCACCGTCCCGGCTTACTTCAACGATGCACAGCGTCAGGCGACAAAGGATGCTGGCAAGATCGCTGGTCTCGAAGTCCTGCGTATCATCAATGAACCAACTGCTGCTGCTTTGGCCTACGGTCTTGATAAAGACGACGGTAAGACCATCGCGGTTTATGACCTTGGTGGCGGCACTTTCGACATCTCGATCCTTGAGATTGGTGATGGCGTTTTTGAAGTGAAATCGACCAATGGCGATACTTTCCTTGGCGGTGAAGATTTTGACAGCGCGATTGTCGAATGGCTGGCAGACCAGTTCAAAACAAAAGAGAACATGGACCTGCGCAAGGACAAGCTTGCGCTGCAGCGTCTGAAAGAAGCAGCTGAGAAAGCGAAAATCGAACTTTCGAGCTCGCAGCAAACCGAAGTGAACCTGCCGTTCATCACCGCACGCATGGAAGATGGTTCTTCCACACCGCTTCACCTGGTTGAAACGATCACTCGTTCAGGCCTTGAGAAGATGGTTGGCGATCTGGTTAAGCGCACACTGGAACCCTGTAAGAAAGCGCTCGCTGACGCCGGTATGGACAAGGGCGGCGTCGATGAGGTGATTCTGGTCGGCGGCATGACCCGTATGCCCAAAGTACGCGAAGTCGTAGAAGAGTTCTTTGGCAAGAAGCCTCACACCGGTGTGAACCCCGACGAAGTGGTTGCAATGGGTGCCGCCATTCAGGCTGGCGTCCTGCAGGGTGACGTGAAAGACGTTCTGCTGCTTGACGTTACTCCGCTATCACTGGGTATCGAAACACTCGGCGGTGTCTTCACCCGTATGATTGATCGCAATACGACGATCCCGACCAAGAAGACACAAGTCTACTCAACTGCCGAGGACAACCAGAATGCCGTGACGATCCGGGTGTTCCAGGGCGAGCGTGAGATGGCCGCTGATAACAAGCTTCTCGGTCAATTTGATCTGCTTGGTATCCCGCCTGCACCACGCGGCGTTCCGCAAATCGAAGTCACGTTTGATATCGATGCAAACGGGATTGTTAACGTGTCGGCAAAAGACAAGGGCACTGGCAAAGAACAGCAGATCAAGATTCAGGCTTCAGGCGGCCTTTCTGACTCCGATATCGACCAGATGGTGCAGGACGCAGAGAAGTTCGCGGAAGAAGACAAGAAGCGTCGTGAATCTGCAGAAGCACGCAATCAGGCAGACAGTCTGGTGCATGCGACTGAGAAGCAGCTTGAAGAACATGGTGGCAGCATTGATGCCGATACCAAGTCCGCAGTCGAAGCGGCGCTGGCGGAAGCCAAGACCGCGCTTGAAGGCGATGATGTGGATGCGATCAATGCCAAGGCTCAAGCATTGACTGAAGCTGCAATGAAGATGGGTCAGCAGATCTACGAAAAAGAGCAGGCTGCGGGTCCGGATGCGAGCGCTGAAGCGGCTTCTGACAGTTCTGCAGACGAAGAGGTTGTCGACGCTGAGTTCTCAGAAGTCGATGAAAGCTCAAGCGAAGAAAAAGACGAAGACAAGGGCTGA